One Thermodesulfobacteriota bacterium DNA segment encodes these proteins:
- a CDS encoding polyphosphate kinase 2 family protein, whose translation MILSAEGSGKIKIEHLIKRARPFSEPFRITKGKGFRLKDIDPGDTLHLQSEDKPRAKEVLAMGVELLAELQEMLYAQDRWSVLIILQAMDAAGKDGTIKHIMSGVNPQGCQVHSFKAPSAEELDHDYLWRSMRCLPNRGNMGIFNRSYYEETLVVRVHQEFLAKQKLPQKLVTKNIWKERFEDIRNFESYLTRNGIVVRKFFLHVSKEEQEKRFIERIENPEKNWKFSASDIKERAYWDDYMEAYEDMIRNTATKEAPWYVVPADNKWFTRLVVAAAIIDALDSLDLHYPKVDKQKLDELEEARKTLLNEKENGKKSKNKT comes from the coding sequence ATGATCTTATCGGCTGAAGGCAGCGGCAAAATTAAAATCGAGCATCTCATTAAAAGGGCGCGGCCGTTCTCGGAGCCGTTCCGTATTACGAAGGGCAAGGGCTTCAGGCTGAAGGACATAGACCCGGGCGATACTCTTCATTTACAGTCGGAGGACAAGCCGCGGGCGAAAGAGGTGCTCGCCATGGGGGTGGAGCTACTGGCCGAGCTCCAGGAAATGCTCTACGCCCAGGACCGCTGGTCGGTGCTTATAATCCTCCAGGCCATGGACGCGGCGGGGAAGGACGGCACGATCAAGCATATAATGTCGGGCGTGAACCCTCAGGGCTGCCAGGTGCATTCGTTCAAGGCGCCCTCGGCGGAAGAGCTCGACCACGATTATCTCTGGCGGTCGATGAGATGTCTGCCGAACCGCGGCAACATGGGCATATTCAACCGTTCGTATTACGAGGAGACGCTGGTCGTGCGTGTGCACCAGGAGTTTCTGGCAAAGCAGAAGCTCCCGCAAAAGCTGGTCACAAAGAATATCTGGAAAGAACGCTTCGAAGACATACGCAACTTCGAGAGCTACCTGACGCGGAACGGGATAGTCGTGAGAAAGTTCTTCCTGCACGTGTCGAAGGAAGAGCAGGAAAAGCGTTTCATCGAGCGAATAGAAAACCCCGAAAAGAACTGGAAGTTTTCCGCGAGCGATATAAAGGAGCGCGCATACTGGGACGATTACATGGAAGCATACGAGGACATGATCCGGAACACCGCTACGAAAGAGGCCCCGTGGTACGTCGTCCCCGCGGACAACAAATGGTTCACGCGTCTCGTCGTCGCTGCGGCCATTATAGACGCCCTGGACTCTTTGGACCTCCATTATCCGAAAGTGGACAAGCAAAAGCTCGACGAGCTGGAAGAAGCCAGAAAGACGCTTTTGAACGAGAAGGAAAACGGGAAGAAATCAAAGAATAAAACCTGA
- a CDS encoding linear amide C-N hydrolase has translation MCTRILWNNNKLAVVVGRTMDWPESTEPVLTVFPRGMERDGGLVGPESVVSQNPARWTSGYGSLVTTVYGIGTADGVNEKGLAIHMLYLTATDYGPRDITKPGVHAGLWGQYFLDNAATVAEAVELMKDIQPIMVTARGVKSTVHLAIEDATGDSAIVEYIGGKPVVHHGREYRLLTNDPAYDEQLENLARYDFANSTRQTPLPGNVDPVQRFIRASYFLQKLPEPKTEREAIASILSIARNASVPFGAPNNAPGTLYNTEYRTAVDLTNLRYFFELTTAPNLIWVELSGLDFNPGAPVMLLDPDNIYLTGDVTDKFHKADKAPF, from the coding sequence ATGTGCACGCGCATCCTTTGGAACAACAATAAACTCGCGGTCGTCGTAGGCCGTACGATGGATTGGCCGGAATCGACGGAGCCCGTGCTGACGGTTTTCCCCCGGGGGATGGAGCGCGACGGCGGCCTGGTCGGGCCGGAAAGCGTCGTCTCCCAGAACCCCGCACGCTGGACGTCCGGATACGGGAGCCTCGTCACGACGGTTTACGGAATCGGCACGGCGGACGGCGTCAACGAGAAAGGGCTCGCGATCCACATGCTCTACCTGACAGCGACGGATTACGGTCCCCGCGATATCACCAAACCGGGCGTGCATGCGGGTCTCTGGGGCCAGTACTTCCTCGATAACGCCGCGACTGTGGCCGAGGCGGTCGAGCTGATGAAGGATATCCAGCCCATCATGGTTACGGCGCGCGGCGTGAAATCGACGGTCCACCTCGCCATCGAGGACGCGACCGGCGATTCGGCCATCGTCGAATACATCGGGGGGAAGCCGGTGGTGCATCACGGCCGTGAATATCGGCTGTTGACGAACGATCCCGCTTACGACGAGCAGCTCGAGAACCTCGCCCGCTACGACTTTGCCAACTCGACGCGGCAGACGCCGCTTCCCGGCAACGTCGATCCTGTGCAGCGCTTCATCCGCGCGTCTTATTTCCTCCAGAAGCTCCCCGAGCCCAAAACCGAGCGCGAGGCCATAGCGAGCATACTCTCCATCGCCCGCAACGCCTCTGTTCCCTTCGGAGCTCCGAACAACGCGCCGGGCACGCTTTACAACACCGAGTACCGGACGGCCGTCGACCTCACGAACCTCCGCTACTTCTTCGAGCTTACGACCGCGCCCAACTTGATATGGGTGGAGCTCTCGGGGCTGGATTTTAACCCCGGCGCGCCGGTAATGCTCCTCGATCCCGACAACATCTACCTCACCGGCGACGTCACGGACAAATTCCACAAAGCCGACAAGGCCCCGTTCTGA